A region from the Sutcliffiella horikoshii genome encodes:
- a CDS encoding LLM class flavin-dependent oxidoreductase: MKLSILDQSPISTNQTAYEALQESMNLARIGETLGYSRYWIAEHHAMPGLACSAPEVMLGYIGANTKNIRIGSGAVLLPYYKPYKVAETYHMLSTLFPNRIDVGIGRAPGGPAEATNALSDNYLQHVYKMPDLVYELIKYIDNEGTVVKASPIPQISPDLWMLGTSRKSGDFAAENGLAYSFGQFMSDENGAEIVQQYRQSFQPRKKGQKPYVIMALSVICAETTQKAEEIALSSIVWELQNESMEGNKGVPSVDEAKKILLNLRNQKSIERIKKKMIIGTPNEVKRKILEIQSHVLADEIMIVTITYSSKDKHQSYRLIAEQFIK; the protein is encoded by the coding sequence ATGAAATTAAGCATTTTAGATCAGTCTCCCATTTCAACTAATCAAACGGCATATGAAGCACTACAGGAATCAATGAATCTCGCTCGCATAGGGGAGACATTAGGATATTCCCGTTATTGGATTGCTGAACATCATGCAATGCCAGGGCTTGCATGCTCTGCGCCCGAGGTAATGTTAGGGTATATTGGGGCAAATACAAAAAATATCCGAATTGGCTCTGGAGCAGTTTTATTGCCATACTATAAGCCGTATAAAGTAGCAGAAACCTATCACATGTTATCCACTCTATTTCCTAATCGAATTGATGTTGGAATTGGAAGGGCACCGGGGGGGCCTGCTGAAGCAACAAATGCATTATCGGATAACTATTTGCAACATGTCTATAAAATGCCTGATTTAGTATATGAATTAATTAAATACATAGATAATGAAGGGACCGTAGTAAAGGCTTCTCCGATACCGCAGATTAGTCCTGATCTATGGATGTTAGGTACAAGTAGAAAAAGTGGGGATTTTGCTGCGGAAAACGGTTTAGCCTATAGTTTCGGACAATTTATGAGTGATGAAAACGGAGCAGAAATCGTCCAACAATATCGTCAGTCATTTCAACCAAGGAAAAAAGGCCAAAAACCATACGTCATTATGGCTTTATCAGTAATTTGTGCAGAAACTACTCAAAAAGCAGAAGAAATTGCTTTAAGTTCAATTGTTTGGGAACTACAAAATGAGAGTATGGAAGGAAACAAAGGAGTTCCTTCTGTTGATGAGGCAAAAAAAATTCTATTAAATCTACGTAATCAAAAGTCTATTGAAAGAATAAAAAAGAAAATGATTATAGGTACTCCAAATGAGGTGAAAAGAAAAATATTAGAAATTCAATCACATGTATTAGCAGATGAAATCATGATTGTAACTATCACTTATTCATCAAAGGATAAGCATCAATCATATCGATTAATCGCAGAACAATTTATTAAATGA